A section of the Penaeus vannamei isolate JL-2024 unplaced genomic scaffold, ASM4276789v1 unanchor178, whole genome shotgun sequence genome encodes:
- the LOC113806191 gene encoding membrane protein BRI3, whose translation MPPRFPSDARPGAQDVVPFPVSTEAIQPAHDIKTQLAPCSSGVQYEATAMQYTTASPVVLASATCPICKAGLIQQEFPLGLLCCYLVRRIRCSNCGKEF comes from the exons ATGCCTCCGCGGTTTCCTTCAGACGCCAGACCTGGAGCCCAAGATGTCG tgCCTTTCCCCGTCAGCACAGAAGCCATACAACCAGCACATGACATTAAAACCCAACTTGCACCTTGCTCCTCCGGCGTGCAATACGAGGCAACGGCAATGCAATATACAACAGCCAGCCCCGTCGTCTTGGCCTCTGCAACATGCCCAATTTGCAAG GCGGGTCTTATCCAGCAAGAATTCCCTCTCGGACTCCTCTGCTGTTATCTCGTGAGGAGGATAAGATGCAGCAACTGTGGCAAGGAGTTCTGA